In Thermus aquaticus, the sequence AAAACCGCTTTGTGGCCGACTTCCTGGGCCGATCCAACCTCCTTCCCGCCCGGCCCCACCCCCTGGGGGCCGAGACCCCTCTGGGCCCCCTTCGCCTTAAGTCCCCCCTGGAGCGGGAGGCCCTTCTGGTCATCCGGCCCGAGAAGATCCGCCTCTACCCCAAGGGGGCGACCCCGCCCCGGGAGAACCTGGTCGTGGCCCAGGTGGAGGAGATCGTCTACACAGGGGCGGAAAACCAGTACTACCTGCGGGCGGGGGAGGTGCGGCTTCTGGCCTACACCCTGAACCAGGACCTGCAAGAGCCCGGTTCCGAGGAGTTCGCCTACGGGGAAGAGGTTATCTGCTACCTCCCCCCGGAGAACCTGGTGGTGATCCATGAATGAGGCGGCGACCCCCCGGCAGCGCCTCCTCCGGGTCCTGGTGACCGTGGGGCCCGGGGGGCTTTGGCTCCTCCTCTTCGTTCTCCTGCCCACGCTCCTCGTCCTCCTGGCCTCTCTTATGCGCCGGGGGCCTTACGGGGAGCTCCTGGGGCCTTTGGGCCTCCACAACTACCTGAGGCTTTTGGAGGCCCCCTACTTGGAGGCCTTCGCCCAGAGCCTCTGGGTGGGGGCCCTAGCCACCCTGTTGGCCGCCCTCCTCGGCTACCCCCTGGCCTTTTACATCGCCCGCCACCCCAGGCGGGACCTGCTCCTTCTCCTCCTCCTCATCCCCTTTTTCACCAACTTCCTCATCCGGGTCTACGCCTGGCTGGTCCTGTTGCAGAAAGAGGGGCTTCTGAACGCCCTCCTCCTGGCCTTTGGCCTTGGCCCCTACGCCTTCTACCCCTCCTTCGCCGCGGTGATCCTGGCCACGGTCTACACCTTCCTGCCCTTCTTCGTCCTGCCCGTCTACGCCAGCGTGGAGCGCGTGGACTGGCAGCTTCTGGAGGCCGCCTACGACCTGGGGGCGAGGCCCTTTAGGGCCTTCCTTCACGCCGTGCTCCCCCAGACCTACCCCGGCCTCTTCGCCGGAAGCGTCCTGGTCTTCATCCCCGCCATGGGGACCTTCGTGGTGGCGGACCTCCTGGGGGCGGGGCGGGTGGTCCTCATCGGCAACCTCATCCAGCAGCAGTTCGGCCTGACCCGGGACTGGCCCTTCGGGGCGGCTTTGAGCGTGTTTCTGATGGCCTTCGTTCTCCTGGCCCTCTACCTCTACCGGAGGCTCCAGGGGGAACGGGGCCTCGAGGACCTGGTATGAGGCGGCTTCTCTCCCTCCACGCCCTTCTGGTCTACCTCTTCCTTTACCTTCCCATCCTGGTCATCGCGGCCCTCTCCTTCAACGAGAGCCGCCGGGGGGTGCGCTTCACCGGCTTCACCCTGGACTGGTACCGGGCCCTATTCCAGGACCCCAGGGTCCTGGAGTACTTCCTCAACACCCTGGTGGTGGCCTTCACCTCCACCCTGGTCTCCACCGTGCTGGGCACCCTTTTGGCCCTGGGCCTGGTGCGCTACCGCTTTTGGGGCCGGGGGATCCTCACCTACCTCCTCTACATCCCCGTGGTGGTGCCCGACGTGGTCATGGGGGTCTCCCTCCTCCTCCTCTTCGCCTTCGCCCGGGAGCTTCTCGGATTTCCCCGGCTTTCCCTCCTCACGGTGATCCTGGGCCACATCACCTTCCAGGTGGCCTTTGTGACCCTGGTGGTGCGCTCGAGGCTTCTCCTTTTGGACCCGGCCCTGGAGGAGGCCGCCCGGGACCTGGGGGCCAGGGGCCTCCAGACCTTCCTCTACGTGACCCTGCCCCTGGCCTGGCCTGGCGTGGCCGCCGGGGCTCTCCTGGCCCTCACCCTCTCCCTGGACGACTTTGTGGTCACCTTCTTCACCGCCGGGCCCGGGGCCACAACCCTGCCCCTTTACATCTACTCCAGCGTGAAGCTGGGCGTGAGCCCCAAGGTCCACGCCCTCTCCACCCTGTTGGTGGGCCTTTCCGCCTTCTTCCTGGCCTTGGGGTATGCTCTTAGCCGGAGGCGCATATGATCGCAAGGTTTTCCCTTCTCCTTTTGGCCCTCCTCCTCACCGCCTGCCCCAAGCGGGCGGAGGTAGAGACCCTCTACTTCCTCAACTGGGCCGACTACATCCCCGAGGAGCTGGTCAGGAAGTTTGAGCGGGAGACCGGGGCCAAGGTGGTCCTGGACACCTTTGAGTCCCCCGAGGCCATGCTGGCCAAGCTGAAGGCGGGGGCCGACCGGGAGTTCTCCCTGGTGGTGGCCCCCGACTACTACGTCCTGCAGATGGCCCGGGAGGGCCTCGTCGCCCCTCTGGACAAGGGGAAGCTCAAGAACCTGGCCAACCTGGACCCCTTCTTCCAGGACCCCCCCTACGACCCCGGCCTCCAGCACTCCGTCCCCTACCTCTGGGGTACCACGGGCCTGGCCTACCGGGAGGACCTGGTGCGGGGCCCTGTGGACTCCTACGCCGTCCTCTTTGACCCCAAGGCCCAGGTGGGCCCTTTCCTCCTCCTGGACGAGATGCGGGAGACCATCGGGGCCGCCCTCAAGTACCTGGGCTACTCGGTCAACACCACCGATCCAGAGGCCCTGGAGAAGGCCAAGGAGCTCCTCATCGCCGCCAAGGCCCGCTCCGTGGGCTTCGCCGGGGGGGTGGAGGCCCTGAACCGCATCCTGGGTGGGGACGCCGCGGTCTCCCTGGCCTACTCCGGGGACGTCCTCCAGGCCCGGCAGGAGGACAAGCGCCTCCGCTACGTCATCCCCAAGGAAGGGGGGACCATCTGGACCGACGCCCTGGTGGTCCTCAAGCGGGGGCCTTCCCAGGACCTGGCCTACCGCTTCATAGACTTCCTCCTGAGGCCGGAAAACGCC encodes:
- a CDS encoding ABC transporter permease, translating into MNEAATPRQRLLRVLVTVGPGGLWLLLFVLLPTLLVLLASLMRRGPYGELLGPLGLHNYLRLLEAPYLEAFAQSLWVGALATLLAALLGYPLAFYIARHPRRDLLLLLLLIPFFTNFLIRVYAWLVLLQKEGLLNALLLAFGLGPYAFYPSFAAVILATVYTFLPFFVLPVYASVERVDWQLLEAAYDLGARPFRAFLHAVLPQTYPGLFAGSVLVFIPAMGTFVVADLLGAGRVVLIGNLIQQQFGLTRDWPFGAALSVFLMAFVLLALYLYRRLQGERGLEDLV
- a CDS encoding ABC transporter permease; the encoded protein is MRRLLSLHALLVYLFLYLPILVIAALSFNESRRGVRFTGFTLDWYRALFQDPRVLEYFLNTLVVAFTSTLVSTVLGTLLALGLVRYRFWGRGILTYLLYIPVVVPDVVMGVSLLLLFAFARELLGFPRLSLLTVILGHITFQVAFVTLVVRSRLLLLDPALEEAARDLGARGLQTFLYVTLPLAWPGVAAGALLALTLSLDDFVVTFFTAGPGATTLPLYIYSSVKLGVSPKVHALSTLLVGLSAFFLALGYALSRRRI
- a CDS encoding polyamine ABC transporter substrate-binding protein; translated protein: MIARFSLLLLALLLTACPKRAEVETLYFLNWADYIPEELVRKFERETGAKVVLDTFESPEAMLAKLKAGADREFSLVVAPDYYVLQMAREGLVAPLDKGKLKNLANLDPFFQDPPYDPGLQHSVPYLWGTTGLAYREDLVRGPVDSYAVLFDPKAQVGPFLLLDEMRETIGAALKYLGYSVNTTDPEALEKAKELLIAAKARSVGFAGGVEALNRILGGDAAVSLAYSGDVLQARQEDKRLRYVIPKEGGTIWTDALVVLKRGPSQDLAYRFIDFLLRPENAAELAAYTRYATSVAQAIPLLPEEMRQDPAVFPPEEVRARLEYLKDLGPEIALYDRVWTEVKAR